A window of Stenotrophomonas indicatrix genomic DNA:
GTCGCTTCCAGAAGATCGACATCGTCGAGCCGACCGTGGGCGAAACCTACGAGATCCTGCAGGGCCTGAAGTCCAAGTACGAAGCCCACCACGGCGTCACCTACGCCGATGAAGCGCTGCAGGCCGCCGTCGACCTGTCGGTCAAGCACATCGCCGATCGCCTGCTGCCGGACAAGGCCATCGACGTGATCGATGAGGCCGGTGCCCGCCAGCGCCTGATGCCGGAAGGCCAGCGCAAGGATCTGATCGACGTCGAGGAAGTCGAGGCCATCGTCGCCAAGATGGCGCGCATCCCGGCCAAGCAGGTCAGCGCCACCGACAAGGATGTGCTGCAGCACCTGGAGCGCAACCTGAAGATGGTGATCTTCGGCCAGGATCCGGCCATCGGCACCCTGGCGTCGGCCATCAAGCTGGCACGCTCGGGCCTGGGCAATCCGGAAAAGCCGATCGGCAACTTCCTGTTCGCCGGCCCCACCGGTGTCGGCAAGACCGAGGTGACCAAGCAGCTGGCGCTGCAGCTGGGCATCGAACTGGTCCGATTCGACATGTCCGAGTACATGGAACCGCATTCGATCAGCCGCCTGATCGGTGCGCCCCCGGGCTACGTCGGCTTCGACCAGGGTGGCCTGCTGACCGAGAAGATCGTCAAGACGCCGCACTGCGTGCTGCTGCTGGATGAAATCGAGAAGGCGCACCCGGACATCTTCAACATCCTGTTGCAGGTGATGGACCGCGGCGTGCTGACCGACACCAACGGCCGCGAAGCCAACTTCAAGAACGTGGTGCTGGTGATGACGACCAACGCCGGCGCGGCGCAGGCCTCGCGGCGCTCGATCGGTTTCACCAAGCAGGACCACGCCACCGATGCGATGGAGACCATCCGTCGTGCGTTCACCCCGGAATTCCGCAACCGCCTCGATGCGGTGGTGCAGTTCCAGCCGCTGGGCTTCGAACACATCCTGCGCGTGGTGGACAAGTTCCTGATCGAACTGGAGATGCTGCTGCAGGAGAAGCGCGTCAGCCTGTCGGCCACACCGACTGCGCGTGACTGGCTGGCCCACCACGGTTTCGACCCGCTGATGGGCGCCCGCCCGATGGCGCGGGTGCTGCAGGACAAGGTGAAGCGCCCGCTGGCCGACGAACTGCTGTTCGGCAAGCTGGTCAACGGTGGCAAGGTCAGCATCGACGTGCGCAACGACGAGCTGGTGGTCGAGGCGCAGGCCGAGCCGGAACGGCTGTTGCCGGCCACGGTGGAGTAAGGATGTGCCGGGCAGCGCCCGGCAACGGAAGCAACGACAGGGCGGCGCAGGCCGCCCTTGTCGTGTCAGCTCCTCAGCGGCTGCGCTGGCGGGCCATGCGCTGGAAGGTGGCAGCTTCGAGGGGTTCGATCCGCTCGACCGTGCAGCTGGCGCGGTCGGTCTTCAGTACGCTGCGTGAGCCGGCGCAGAGCTGGTTGCTTTCGCCCTGGGTTTCAAAGGCCAGCCGGCGCGAGGTCACGGCGCCGTTGCAGGAGGCTTTGAACACCACGCGGTAGTGCTGGTCACCATTGCGCAGCAGCACATCGCGATCGGCGCCGGCGCGGACGATCTGTTGGTCTTCGCTCAAGGCAATGCAGCTGTCACCGGCGCTTGCCGACGGCGTGTCGGCGGCCTGGGCGGCGGGTGCGATCAGGGCGGCAGTGCTGAATACCAGGGCGGCGAAGCCAGCGGGCAGGGAGGTCACGTTCATGGCAGGGGGCAGGGGGTGGCGATCCGGACTGGATCGGATGCCACGATGACGCCGCCGCTGCGAATGCGAATCTGCCGCAAGCATGGCTGACCGATGTCACGGTGCATTCGGTCAGGGTGCCGTCCGGCAGGGCCGGATTCCAGGCATGACAAAAGGCCAGCGTCCAGGGCTGGCCTTGTCGAGGTGGCGCAACGCGCCAGCCGCTTACTTCATTCGGTAGGTGATACGACCCTTGGTCAGGTCGTACGGGGTCATTTCAACCTTGACCCGGTCACCGGTGAGGATGCG
This region includes:
- the clpA gene encoding ATP-dependent Clp protease ATP-binding subunit ClpA, translating into MFSKDLEHTIGQCYKRAREARHEFMTVEHLLLALLDNPSAQAVLKACGADADRLRQELEQAIEASVSRLAEDDGRDTQPTLGFQRVLQRAVYHVQSSGKKEVTGANVLVAIFGEKDSHAVYYLNQQDVTRLDVVNYLSHGIAKLGEEGEQPSSSEGEGRMEGGEGEPKGDALTEFASNLNEQARAGRIDPLVGRADEIERTIQVLCRRRKNNPLYVGEAGVGKTAIAEGLARRIVEGSVPDVLADAVIYSLDLGALVAGTKYRGDFEKRLKGVLTALKKVPNAVLFIDEIHTIIGAGSASGGTMDASNLIKPALASGELRCIGSTTFQEYRGIFEKDRALARRFQKIDIVEPTVGETYEILQGLKSKYEAHHGVTYADEALQAAVDLSVKHIADRLLPDKAIDVIDEAGARQRLMPEGQRKDLIDVEEVEAIVAKMARIPAKQVSATDKDVLQHLERNLKMVIFGQDPAIGTLASAIKLARSGLGNPEKPIGNFLFAGPTGVGKTEVTKQLALQLGIELVRFDMSEYMEPHSISRLIGAPPGYVGFDQGGLLTEKIVKTPHCVLLLDEIEKAHPDIFNILLQVMDRGVLTDTNGREANFKNVVLVMTTNAGAAQASRRSIGFTKQDHATDAMETIRRAFTPEFRNRLDAVVQFQPLGFEHILRVVDKFLIELEMLLQEKRVSLSATPTARDWLAHHGFDPLMGARPMARVLQDKVKRPLADELLFGKLVNGGKVSIDVRNDELVVEAQAEPERLLPATVE